From Gemmatimonadaceae bacterium:
TCACGCCGAGCGCGATCAAGCACCATATGAAGAGCAACGCGTCGCTGTACCGGCTGCGATTTCCGTTGTTGCTGAAGTGGAGCGCCGGCATGCCGATCGCCGCGAGCGCGACGAACAGCATGATGATCCGCCCGGATCGGAGCTCGGGGACGAGCGCGGGCCCGGCCAGCATCAGGGTCAGTATCACAACGCCCGTGAGGTTGCCCCATCCCGCCTCGACCGTGCCCGGCGAGGAATGGTAGGCGTCCTCGGCGAAGTGCAGCGTCAGGAGCAGCACCGAGAGGAACGACGTGTTTACGAGCAACCGTTGGTGTGTCATGAGCGACGAAGGTACAGCGCAGCCGAGCGCACTTCGCGCGGTTGGCGGCACGTGGCCGCGACTCGCCACAAAAGTTCGTCGATCGGGCGCGCCACACTCGGCGCGGGCTCGGGCGCGGCAGTAGATTCGCGGCGTGAAACGCATCCGCGCTGCGCTGCTATCGCTGGCCGGGTGGACGATTCCCGGACTGGTCGCCGGGGCGGCCACCGTGCTGTTCTTGCCGATCGAGCCAGAAACGCGCGCGTACCTCGGGCGGCTCGGGGCGGCGCTCCTCGTGTCGTGGTGGATCTGGGCCCCCATCGCGCCCGCCGTGCGCGTCGCGATGCGCCGCGTGCCGCTCGAGCGCCCCCTGTGGCGGCCGCTGACAATGCACGTCGTGCTCGCAACCGCGTCGGCACTCGCGTGGTCCGCGTGGTCCGCGTGGGCGCTGTGGCTCTCGCGACCACCGACGCTTCCGGCGGAGTCGTACGGCGCGACGCTCCAACGGCTCATCGGCGGACACGTGTTGCTGGGGGTCGCGGTCTACGCCTCGCTCGTGGCGGTGCTGATGGCGATGGACGAGCGCGCGGCGCGTCGCCGGCGCGAGCTCGACACCCTGCGGCTCGAGGCCGACCTGGCGCAAGCGCAGCTGCGCGCGTTGCAGATGCAGCTCCAGCCGCACTTCCTCTTCAACACGCTCCACGGCATCGCGATGCTCACGGACACCGATCCGGCGGGCGCCGAGTCGATGGCGGTGAAGCTCGCTGAGCTGCTGCGCGCCACGCTGAGCCTGCGCGACGTGCCCGAGGTGCCGCTGCGCACGGAGCTCGATCTGCTGCGCGCCTATCTCGCGATCGAGGAGACGCGGTTCGGCGACCGTTTGGTCGTGACGTTCGTGGTTCCTGACGATGCGCTCGACGAGCGCGTCCCGAGCTTTCTGTTGCAGCCCATCGTTGAAAACGCCGTCCGTCACGCCGTGGCGCCGCGCGTGGAGACGGGGCACATCGCCATCGGCGCGGCGCGCGAAGCGGATGCGCTCCTGCTGTCGGTGGAAGACGACGGGCCCGGATTTGGCGCGGATCCGTTCGCGGTCGGCGGCGTGGGGCTGCCGGCCACGCGCGAGCGTTTGGCGCTGCGCTACGGCGGCGCGGGATCGATTCGGTGCGAAACGCGAAACGCGGGCGCGCGGGGCGGGCTCGTGACGATTCGCATTCCGCTCGACCCGCAGTTGGCCTGATGGCGGACGACGTGCTTCGTGTGCTCGTCGCCGACGATGAGCCGGCCGCGTTGAACGGCCTCGCTCGGCGGCTCGCCGCGACGCCGCAATTGCGGGTCGTCGCCATCTGCCCCAACGGCATCGCGGCGCTGGAGCAGATTCGCGCGACTCGGCCCGATGCGGCGTTCCTCGATGTGGCCATGCCGGGGCTGGCGGGCCTCGACGTCGTGCGCGCGCTGGATCCCGCCGACCGGCCGCACATCGTGTTCGTCACGGCGTACGACCGCTTCGCGATTCAGGCGTTTGATCTCTACGCCGTCGACTACCTCTTGAAGCCGTTCACGCGTGAGCGCCTGGCCGCCGCCGTTTCACGATTGCACGAGCGGCAACGGACCCGAAGACCCGCGAACGACCCGCTCGACGCGTTGCTGCAGTCGGCGCAACCTGTCCTTACCCCCGAGCGACTCGTGGTCAGGACCGCCGAGACGATTCTGGTGATCCCCGCACACGAAATCGATTGGTGCTCGGCGGAGGATAACTACGTGCGTGTCCACGCCGGGTCGAAGCGGCACCTCATCCGCATGACGATGCGAAGGTTGGAGGAACTATTGCCGCGGGCGACGTTCGCGCGGATTCACCGCTCGGCGATCGTGAACGTGGAGCGCGTCCGCGAGTGCACGCCGCTGGGCGGCGGAGAGTATCGCCTTACCCTCGTGAACGGACTGCGGCTGGTGGTGAGCCGGAGTTATCGGGAGGCAGTTCTAGACCGACTGCAACAAGCCAGGGCGAGGTAGGGGCGGCTCATTGCCAGGTCTTCCGGACAGCGCGTGGATCGGACCCATGGCGAGGGCCCTTGGCCGAGCGTCGAAAGGGCGAAATCGCTGTGCCCGAATTGTGCCCGCACGCGCTGATAGCCGGCGGCGCGAATCTCGGCCAGCAGTCGCACCCCCGCTCAGCTGCGGATACTCCGAGAGCCGCGCGTCAATCAGCGGCTTGAACGGCTCGAGCTTGGTCGGCATGCGCGGGCGCGGCTGATAGCGCGCCTGAATCGTGTCGCTGGGCTGATCGAGAGGCCTGCGTCGATCCGGCGGTACATCGTCGAGCGGCCGCCGCCGATGCGCCGGGCGCTTCGACGCGCGACCCCTTCGCCTCCTCCAGCAGAGTCGTAGTAGCAGGCGGTCTGACACTCCATGCATGGCGGGGTCTCGCGCGGGAAAGCCCCCAAGGTCGAAAATGGAGGGCCGACCACCACCGGCGGTCGGCCCGCGAAACTGTCCGTTTTCGCCCGGTGGAAGTGTCTATTCGAGTACGCTCGGTGAAGGCGGGACCGCCCTTCGACGCCAGCTTGGCCACCCTCCGAAAGATCGGCGGCGATGTGATCGCCTAGCGTCTGTAAAACGCCTCTGTTGGGACCAGTCGGGCTGACTGACTCTACCCATCGCCGCTATCGATTGCCTGCGCGCGCGCAACGGCGACGGCTCGCTCGGCGGCTCGCATTGCCGATGCGGCTACCTCGGCGTTTTGTCGGGCACGTTCGACGTCGGCGCGTCGGGCCTGTGCCTGGGCCTGAGCGTTCAGCGACTCGCGTTCGGCGGCGTCCAGCGCTTTTTGGGCGTCGTGAACCGATTGCATCGCATGTGCCGAGCGCTCTTGCAAATCTGCGAGCAACATTTCGGCGCGACGGAGTTCCGCGCGCGCAGCTTCCGCGAGCTGCGCGTCCTCCATCGCAGGGGCGCGCGGCGCGGCTTCCGCTCGCTCGGAGGCGGGCGGCGGCCCCGATGGTCGTGGTGTAGTCGGGGCACTCACCCCGATGGTGGTGAGCATTTCGAGACCGCCACCCTCAGGCACTTCGATGAGTCGCCCCGCACGCAACGCCTCGAGCGCGCCGGCGTCGCCAATCACCGCGTGCAGGGCAGTGGCGATCATGTTCGCGTCGATCGGTTGTCCCGCACGGATGGCGACACGCGCGCCCGCCGCGGCCACAGCGCGTACCGCCGCCTTTACGGTCTCCAGCGCAGTTCGGAGGTCGGTGCCCCGTTGCGCGTCACGGATTGCAGCGGTGAGCTGCTCAATCGATCCGCCGTCGTCGTCAACGATGTTGTCGAGCACCCATGCCATACGGCTCGGCTTACGCAACAGCTTGACGCGATCAGCGTCTTCACGTCGCTTCGCCGCGCGCAGTTGTTTGACCAACGCATCGCGACGGTTGACAAACGCCTCGAGCGGTCCACGGTATACGGCGACTATCGCCGCCTCAAGCTCCATCGGGATGAGAGGCTGTGTCATGTCCGGCATCGATTCATCGCCCATTACGCCGCCGGAGCGGGAAATGCGACAATAACCCTCGGCGAGTCAGCCCGGGGTGTCAGCGGACCGTCGTCCGCGGGACGTTCCACCCTTGGACGACGACCTGTGGCGCGCCATGCATGTCTCGCGCGCGATACTTGACCGTGATTACGCGGGTCTCGTCCGGGAGAAGCGATACATAGTTGTCGTCCCACAACACGGGCAGCGTTTCCTCTCCATCTCGTCCCGTAACTTGGAGACGAACGAAGAACGCGACGGACTTCGACGGGTTCGTGAGCGTGACGCGCCCTTCGCCAGGTGCGAATCGCGCCGTTGCCTTCACCTCGGCCACCGGCATTGCGCGAAGCGCCGTGAAGTCGGCGAACGACTTCACGGGAGTCATGTACCACGTGGACGTGTCGGCCAGCACGTCGGGACGCGTCGACAGCCAGTAGAAATTCGTGCTGCGCGTTCGCCCGCCGGAATCGATCAGCCTCAGATCGAGAAAGTAGGCGCCGGAAACGCCGGACGGCTCGGCGAGCGTAAATGTCCGCACGGTGCTATCGGCTGGCACGTTCACGATGGTATCGCGCGTCAGCTGTTCGGTTCCGTCGGGCGTCAGCACTCGCGCCCGCACTCGCACGCCGTTTAGCGGTTCGCGGGTGCCGTTCACGATGGCGATGGAGCGGTCGTCGTACGAGAACAACACGTGCACCGGTTCGTTCGCTTTCTTGGCGCCGAAGTACCCGCCCGCGGGTCTCAGGTACCAGTCGAACAGGTGCCAGTAGATGGACGGCCACGCATTGTTGAACATCCACTGAATCACGCCCGTCGAGGAATACGCGTTGCGGCGATACGCCTCGAACATCGCGCGCTCGCCCTCGTACGTCATGAGCTGCGACGTCGCGGTGTAGTCCTCGACGCCGGTCGGAGCGCCGAAGCGCGTCGAGAGCGCCGTGTTGAATCGGTCGAGCAAATGCGTGAACTGTCCACCGGCCGCATGGAAGAGCCACACGCTGTCGAGCGGCCACGCGATGTCGCTCGCCGGGATCATGCGTCGCATGCTCTCGATCGGCGGCACGGCGGCGCCCGGACTCGTCTCGGTGTTGTAGGCCCACGCCCCACCATGTGTGCTGTCCTGCAACCAATACGACGGCGGCACCCAATCGTACGGCCCGGTCATCTTCACGCCGCTCGCGCCGGTCACCTGCGTGGGCTTGGCGCTGGCCGAAGAGATCGTTGGATTCGGCCACATCTCGTGCTTCTCGATGTCGAGATACGTCTGCTCGACGTTCGCGGGCGGTGGGTTGTCGCTGCCGTTGAGCCACACGAGCGCACTGGGGTGCGCGCGCAGGCGCCGGATCTGATCGCGCAGCGACGCCGCCGCGATCGCGTACTGTTCGGGGCCCCACTTGGGCCACTCCTCCCACGCGCTGCAGCACACCCATCCCGTCATCACCAACACGCCAAGGCTGTCGGTGCGCTGCCAGAATCCGTCGTCCTCGTAGTTGCCCTCGAGACGGATCGTGTTGAGGTGCATGTCGAGCGCGTAGCGAAGCTCGGCGTCTTGCCGCTCGGGCTGCGGCCGAAAGAACATGTCCGGGGCCCAACCGCCGCCGCGCACGAGAATCCGACGTCCGTTGATGCGGAACAGGCGCCCGCCTTTTGGCGTCATCTCGGCTGTGACTTCGCGTATGCCGAACCGCACGTGCTGTCGGTCGGAGACACGTCCCCCCGTGACGAACTCGAGATCGAGACTGTATAAGTCGGGCGTGCCGAGCTCCGCCGGCCACCAGAGTCGCGGGTTCGTGACGCGAAGCTGTGGAAAGCTGTCCGGCGTGAACTGAACGAGCGCGCTGTCGTGCGGCGCGATGGTGATCGACCGCTTGAATGACACGCCCAGGCCGTCGATGCGGCCGCGCAGCATTCCCGTGACGGATCGTGATGAGAGATTCTTCACGTCGCCCGCCACCGTGAGATCGGCGCGGTTTGCTGAAGCGTCGACATGGCTCACGACTTCCGGATAGCGTACGCTCACGTCGCCGGTGGACACGAGACGAGCGGGCTGCCAGATGCCCATGTCCTTGTCGGGCGGGGACGGATTCCAGTCGACCCACGTCGTCTGCAGATCCGGCGGCGTCGGCGCGAAGACTTCGACGGCCACCACGTTCGTGGCGGTCGCGGAGAACGCGTCGGTGACGTCGAGCTCATAGCGCCGGTAAGTGCCGGCCACCTCGCTCGAGTCGGCCAAACGCCGACCGTTCACCCAGATGTTCGCCCGATAGTTGATGCCGTCGAACTGGAGCGCGAGTCGGCGGCCGCGCATGGCAGTGGGCACGCGAATCGTCGTGCGGTACCACCACGGCACGGCGAACGGGCTTCCCGGCGCCATCGCGGTGTGCACAAAGTTCGCACCGATCGGATACGTCATTCCCGGGAGCGACCGCAGGTTCATGCCGAAGAACGGATCGTGGTAGACGCCGTCTTCGACGAGCGTGCCGACGACCGTCGACGGCGTCGTTGCGCGATACCATCTCTTCGGCTGGTACGCGCGCGACGAGATCTTGGCCCCGTCCAGGCCGACGGTGTCAGATGACTGCACGAGCCACCCGTCGTGCAACGTTCGTCGATCCTGGGCGGCGGCGGCACTCGTGCCCAGCATCAACGCGAGGATGACTGTTCGTCGCGGCGTCACGCGGTCGCCTCCTCGAGGCCAAACGGCCAGCGCTTCGTGTTCCACGACCAGAAGAGAAACACGACGCCCCCCGCCGCGAGCGCGCCGACGCCGAACGCGATCACCCACACGTCCGTCGTCACGAAGACGAAGATCCATCCCAGGAGCGCGATCAGCGCCGGGAGCGGGTAGAGCCAGATCCGGTACGGGCGAGGCATGTCCGGGGCCCGCCGCCGGAGCAGAATCAACCCGAAGATCTGCCCCATGAACTGCACGAGAATGCGAGTGACGATGAGCGCGTCGATGACGGTGCCGAGCGAAAAGAACCCCGCGAGGATCGAGAGCGCGCCCAGCACGAGGAGCGACACGTACGGGAAATCCTTCGTCGGATGCAGCCGCCCGAACGCCCGGAAGAAGTAGCCGCTCTCTGCGGCGGCGTAGGGAATGCGCGAGTATCCCAGCAAGAGCGCGAACACGGAGCCGAACGCGGTCCACAGCACCAGGAGGGTGAAGATCGTCGCGATCCGCGAACCATAGATTCGCTGCATGAAGATCGACACGATGAAGTTCGATTCCTGGTGAGCGGCGGCGGGCACGAACGTGCGCCACGGCACGACACCGATTATCGACAGGTTGATGCCGAAGTAGATCACCGCCACCGCGGCGGTGCTGATCAGGATCGACCGCGGGATCACGCGCCCGGGGTCGCGCACTTCGTCGCCGATGTAGCAGATGTTGTAATAGCCCAGGTAGTCGTAGATGCCGATGCGCGACGCCGCGCCGACGCCGAGGAAGAACCCGAGGGAAAAGTTGAACGCGCCGGGCGGAAAGTCGAACGCGACGCGCGGATTGAAGTGCACGGCCCCGGTGGCGATCACGGCGACAACCGTGATGAGCGTCCCGATCCAGAGCGAGATGGTGATGTTGGCGATCGAGTGGATGCGCCGGTACAAGAGCGCGATGTTGACGACGCCAATCACCGTGATGAGCAGGATCGACTCGGCGTGCGTGAGTCCCGTCCAGATGTAGCTCGCGTAATCGGAGAACCCGATGTAGCCCGACGCGATTTCCAAAGGACCGCTGAGCACGAACTGCCACACGAAAAGAAACGCCATCAAGCGGCCGATCCGCTCAGGCCCGAACGCGACGCGCAGGTAATGAAAAGAGCCGCCGGAACCTGGCATTGCGGCGCCGAGCTCGCTCCACACCATGCCGTCGCATATGACGATGACCAACCCGACGATCCAGCCGAGCATCGCTTGCGGACCGCCGAGTGCGGACATGAGCAGCGGGATCGTGATGAACGGTCCTACGCCGATCATGTTCGTCATGTTCAGCGCCGTGGCCGGGAGCAGGCCGAATCGGCGGAGCAGGTGCGGCTGTTCGGTCGCGGTGACGTTGGTCATGTGCACCCCGTTGCGTTTCCGGATCGTAAGAAACGAAACGTCACACGGCCGAACACCCTAGACAACTCGTCGTCTGATCCCCAAGCCCGTGTCGATTTTGACGGGCCTCATTCGACGTGTTAATGAAGCCGAGAAGGACGCAGCGACGGCACGATCCGGTCGGACCACCCCAACACGAGGAACAGGTCGATAGCTGCCAGCAAACCACGCTCAAAGGCGAAGGCCGCTCGCCCGACCACCGTGGCCGCCTACTTGGCCTCGCTCACTGCGGAAAAGAGGTCGGCGATCGACGAGGCGCGCGCCTTCGTCCACAGGCACCTCCCCAAAGGGTACGCAGAGTTCATGAACTGGGGCGTGATCAACTGGGGGATTCCGCTCGAAGAGTTCTCCGACACGCACAACGGGCAGCCGCTCTGCTACGTGGGCCTCGGCGCGAAGAAGAACTACAACTCGCTCTATCTGATGGGCACGCACGACAGCTCGAACGGCAAGTACACGCCGCCGTTCTCCGAGAAGCTGCTCGCCGATGCATTCAAGAAAGCCGGGAAGCGGCTCGACATGGGGAAGTGCTGTCTCCACTTCAAGGAGCTCGATGATCTCGAGCTCACCTCCGTCGCGAAGGTGATCGCGATGTCGACGCCGAAGGAGTACATCGCGTACTACAAGCGCGTGAGAGGGCTCGCGTAGCGCGGGATGGCAGGGGTCGCCATTGACGGACTGAATGGCTCACACATGGGCGACCATGTATCATACAATAGGGCCTGTCTGTCACCTTTGCGCGGGAGCGGCATGGGACCAGAGCCCGCTAGGAAGGATCTCCGAGATTTCACGACGGACGCGCGCCTGCTGCCGATCACGGCGATGGCCGTCGTCGTCGGCGCGATGGGCGCGGTCGTCGCGTACGTGCTCGTCTGGCTGATCGGCACGATCACGAATCTCGCCTACTACCACCGGCTTTCGTCGGTCATGGTGTCGCCCGCCGCGAACACGCTCGGCTGGTGGGCGCTGGTCATCCCCATGATCGGTGGACTCATCGTCGGCCTCATGGCGCGATATGGGTCGGAGAAGATCCGCGGCCATGGCATTCCGGAAGCCATGGAAGCGATCCTCATCGGCCAGAGCCGGATGGAAGCGAAGGTCGCGATCCTCAAGCCGCTGTCGTCGGCAATCTCGATCGGAACCGGCGGGCCCTTCGGCGCCGAAGGCCCGATCATCATGACCGGCGGCGCGCTCGGCTCGCTGTTCGCGCAGGCGTTTCATCTGTCCGCCGCCGAGCGAAAGACGCTGCTCGTGGCCGGCGCCGCGGCGGGGATGTCCGCCATCTTCTCGACGCCCGTCGCGGCGGTGCTCATTGCGGTGGAGCTGCTCCTCTTCGAGTGGAAGCCCCGCAGCTTCATTCCCGTGGCCGCGGCGGCTGTCATCGCCTACGTGCTTCGAGCGCCGCTCCTCGGTGCTGGGCCGATCTTTCCCATCGCGACGCACAGCGCCATGACGGCATCCGATCTTGGCGTGGCGTTCGCGGTCGGGATCGTCGCCGGCCTTGGATCCGCCGCGCTGACGGCGCTCGTCTATGGCGCTGAAGACGTTTTCGTGAAGCTGCCGATGCACTACATGTGGTGGCCCGTGATCGGCGGAGCCGTGATCGGGCTTGGCGGCATGATCGAGCCGCGGGCGCTCGGCGTCGGCTACGATACGATTCGCGATTTGCTCGGCGGTCAGTTGGTGGGTGCGTTCGTGCTCGCCCTGCTCATCACCAAGGCGGTCATCTGGAGCGTTGCGCTCGGCTCCGGTACGTCGGGCGGCGTGCTCGCCCCGCTGCTGATCATGGGCGGTGCGCTCGGCGCCATCGAGGCGCGGTGGATTCACGTCGGCGACCCCGCGCTGTGGGCCACGATCAGCATGGCCGCGATGATGGGCGGTACGATGCGCTCCCCGCTGACGGCGATCGCGTTTCTGTTGGAGCTCACGCACGACATCGAGCTGCTTCCCGGCCTGCTGGTCGGCTGCGTCGCCGCGCACGCCGTGACCGTGCTCCTGATGAAGCGCTCGATTCTCACCGAGAAGGTGGCGCGCCGCGGGTATCACGTCGTGCGCGAGTACACGGTGAGTCCGTTCGCGCGGTTTCTCGTCGAAGACGTCATGGAGCGTGACGTTCCGTCGATTCCCGCCGACACATATGCCGTCGACATCATTCGCCGTGTGTTGCTCAATGATCCGATTTACGGCCGGCGACACTCATGGCCCCTCGTCGATCGCGATGGCGCGTTCGTCGGCATTCTGTCGCGCGGCGATCTGCTGCGCGCGTTCGACAACGAAGACGACGGCGATCTCACGATGCTGCAGATCGGCACGCCGTCGCCGGTCATCACGTATCCCGACGACCAGCTGGAAGACGCGTTGCAGTTGATGATCCGGTCTGGCGTGGGCCGCCTGCCGGTCGTCGACCGCGCGGCGCCGACGCGACTCGTGGGAATGCTCAGTCGCGAGTGCCTAGCGTCCGCGTATCGCTCCGTGCTCGACGAAGAGCACGAGCGCGCGCACGGTCCGCTGTCGGCCAGGCTCCGGCTGGCGCACCAGCGGTGGCTGCGCCGCGGCGGCAAAGGAGCAACGACATCATGAACGGTTTGGACAACCGATCGCTCGGCTACGGCACGTACCAACGCCTCGTTGGCCGCGCGGAGCGCTACGGTCCGGAGCTGCGTGTGCT
This genomic window contains:
- a CDS encoding histidine kinase, producing the protein MKRIRAALLSLAGWTIPGLVAGAATVLFLPIEPETRAYLGRLGAALLVSWWIWAPIAPAVRVAMRRVPLERPLWRPLTMHVVLATASALAWSAWSAWALWLSRPPTLPAESYGATLQRLIGGHVLLGVAVYASLVAVLMAMDERAARRRRELDTLRLEADLAQAQLRALQMQLQPHFLFNTLHGIAMLTDTDPAGAESMAVKLAELLRATLSLRDVPEVPLRTELDLLRAYLAIEETRFGDRLVVTFVVPDDALDERVPSFLLQPIVENAVRHAVAPRVETGHIAIGAAREADALLLSVEDDGPGFGADPFAVGGVGLPATRERLALRYGGAGSIRCETRNAGARGGLVTIRIPLDPQLA
- a CDS encoding LytTR family DNA-binding domain-containing protein; translated protein: MADDVLRVLVADDEPAALNGLARRLAATPQLRVVAICPNGIAALEQIRATRPDAAFLDVAMPGLAGLDVVRALDPADRPHIVFVTAYDRFAIQAFDLYAVDYLLKPFTRERLAAAVSRLHERQRTRRPANDPLDALLQSAQPVLTPERLVVRTAETILVIPAHEIDWCSAEDNYVRVHAGSKRHLIRMTMRRLEELLPRATFARIHRSAIVNVERVRECTPLGGGEYRLTLVNGLRLVVSRSYREAVLDRLQQARAR
- a CDS encoding glycoside hydrolase family 2 protein, encoding MTPRRTVILALMLGTSAAAAQDRRTLHDGWLVQSSDTVGLDGAKISSRAYQPKRWYRATTPSTVVGTLVEDGVYHDPFFGMNLRSLPGMTYPIGANFVHTAMAPGSPFAVPWWYRTTIRVPTAMRGRRLALQFDGINYRANIWVNGRRLADSSEVAGTYRRYELDVTDAFSATATNVVAVEVFAPTPPDLQTTWVDWNPSPPDKDMGIWQPARLVSTGDVSVRYPEVVSHVDASANRADLTVAGDVKNLSSRSVTGMLRGRIDGLGVSFKRSITIAPHDSALVQFTPDSFPQLRVTNPRLWWPAELGTPDLYSLDLEFVTGGRVSDRQHVRFGIREVTAEMTPKGGRLFRINGRRILVRGGGWAPDMFFRPQPERQDAELRYALDMHLNTIRLEGNYEDDGFWQRTDSLGVLVMTGWVCCSAWEEWPKWGPEQYAIAAASLRDQIRRLRAHPSALVWLNGSDNPPPANVEQTYLDIEKHEMWPNPTISSASAKPTQVTGASGVKMTGPYDWVPPSYWLQDSTHGGAWAYNTETSPGAAVPPIESMRRMIPASDIAWPLDSVWLFHAAGGQFTHLLDRFNTALSTRFGAPTGVEDYTATSQLMTYEGERAMFEAYRRNAYSSTGVIQWMFNNAWPSIYWHLFDWYLRPAGGYFGAKKANEPVHVLFSYDDRSIAIVNGTREPLNGVRVRARVLTPDGTEQLTRDTIVNVPADSTVRTFTLAEPSGVSGAYFLDLRLIDSGGRTRSTNFYWLSTRPDVLADTSTWYMTPVKSFADFTALRAMPVAEVKATARFAPGEGRVTLTNPSKSVAFFVRLQVTGRDGEETLPVLWDDNYVSLLPDETRVITVKYRARDMHGAPQVVVQGWNVPRTTVR
- a CDS encoding amino acid permease, with protein sequence MTNVTATEQPHLLRRFGLLPATALNMTNMIGVGPFITIPLLMSALGGPQAMLGWIVGLVIVICDGMVWSELGAAMPGSGGSFHYLRVAFGPERIGRLMAFLFVWQFVLSGPLEIASGYIGFSDYASYIWTGLTHAESILLITVIGVVNIALLYRRIHSIANITISLWIGTLITVVAVIATGAVHFNPRVAFDFPPGAFNFSLGFFLGVGAASRIGIYDYLGYYNICYIGDEVRDPGRVIPRSILISTAAVAVIYFGINLSIIGVVPWRTFVPAAAHQESNFIVSIFMQRIYGSRIATIFTLLVLWTAFGSVFALLLGYSRIPYAAAESGYFFRAFGRLHPTKDFPYVSLLVLGALSILAGFFSLGTVIDALIVTRILVQFMGQIFGLILLRRRAPDMPRPYRIWLYPLPALIALLGWIFVFVTTDVWVIAFGVGALAAGGVVFLFWSWNTKRWPFGLEEATA
- a CDS encoding DUF1801 domain-containing protein, with product MAAYLASLTAEKRSAIDEARAFVHRHLPKGYAEFMNWGVINWGIPLEEFSDTHNGQPLCYVGLGAKKNYNSLYLMGTHDSSNGKYTPPFSEKLLADAFKKAGKRLDMGKCCLHFKELDDLELTSVAKVIAMSTPKEYIAYYKRVRGLA
- a CDS encoding chloride channel protein produces the protein MGPEPARKDLRDFTTDARLLPITAMAVVVGAMGAVVAYVLVWLIGTITNLAYYHRLSSVMVSPAANTLGWWALVIPMIGGLIVGLMARYGSEKIRGHGIPEAMEAILIGQSRMEAKVAILKPLSSAISIGTGGPFGAEGPIIMTGGALGSLFAQAFHLSAAERKTLLVAGAAAGMSAIFSTPVAAVLIAVELLLFEWKPRSFIPVAAAAVIAYVLRAPLLGAGPIFPIATHSAMTASDLGVAFAVGIVAGLGSAALTALVYGAEDVFVKLPMHYMWWPVIGGAVIGLGGMIEPRALGVGYDTIRDLLGGQLVGAFVLALLITKAVIWSVALGSGTSGGVLAPLLIMGGALGAIEARWIHVGDPALWATISMAAMMGGTMRSPLTAIAFLLELTHDIELLPGLLVGCVAAHAVTVLLMKRSILTEKVARRGYHVVREYTVSPFARFLVEDVMERDVPSIPADTYAVDIIRRVLLNDPIYGRRHSWPLVDRDGAFVGILSRGDLLRAFDNEDDGDLTMLQIGTPSPVITYPDDQLEDALQLMIRSGVGRLPVVDRAAPTRLVGMLSRECLASAYRSVLDEEHERAHGPLSARLRLAHQRWLRRGGKGATTS